TGGTCACGGCGGCAGGTTTAGGCTTGTTGGTTTGGGATCTATTAACCACCGGCAAGGGTGAAACCCGCAAAGCCCAAGAAATCACGCAACATTAAGGCTAATTATTTGTCATCTAAAACCAGGTCCGGCTAATTACTGAGCAGACCTGGGTTAGGCCATCAAGTGAAACAGCCGTTCCCGTTTGGCAACCCTCACCGCATCGCTCAGCACATCGATGCACCGAACCAGCGTGTCCAAGCGCCGCTCCAGCAAATTCACCGTAAAATAATACGTCTCGCCCGGAACCCGATACCGCCGATAATCCGGCCTGCCGCCTCCCTCGTAGGGCGGAAGCCGGCAAGCGTTCCGCCAAATCAAAGCGAAGACCACCGTCATTCGCTATCGAATCCACCATACGGCGGAACCGCAATGCGTTCCGCCTTACGCGGGTTCCCGCCACAAAATTCCGTCGATAGTTCGACACAATCCCTCCCACAAATCAACCCATGAAAATCGCCATCGTGCAATTCCATGAGGATGGCGTAGGGCGGATTCGGAGCGGAGCGACAATCCGCCAAACACCCAAGCCAGTCGCATAGCAAGGGCGCGAGCAGGTTAAAAGCCATCAATGGTGGATTGCTTCGCGAATCCATCTTACGCCCACGAAATTGATCCACCATACGGCCATTTAATCCTCAACCAAAGGCCGGATATATGGACGCAATATTCTCTTTATGTCACCAGCGAATTTTTCTTGCAATACGGGGCGGACCATATATGACCCCTTTACGCACGTTCTTCCAACTTCAAAACAAGCCAAAACGCATCTAAACCGATCTTAAGATTCATTAGTCCCTTTGACAAATCTGGATAGGTGTCAGACCTAAAAAAATACACATCAGCATTGTCACTACTGCAATCGACAAAAAAATAATCTCCTCCAGCATCGACGGCGAACGGAAAAAAATTAGAACCTACCAGTCTTTTCTTCACCACAAGGTTATTGTAAGTATCAACTGCAGTTCCTCTGCCAGAATCGGAAATCAACGGCAACGTTTCGCTTACAACGGTCGATAGTGAGTCATCTTGATATACATACGGCTCCGGCTCTCCCCCATTATTTTCTACAAACAATTTTCTTAAGGGCTCAGGAAACCTTATCCGCAATTCGGTTTCTATTGCCGTTACGTCACTTTCCAATACCCGCTTGTCTTGATTAGTGAAAATCATAATTCTTTGAATACCATTAATTTATAATCCTGGAATATATGTGCCGGAAGCTCTAATGCTTGCCCTCGCCTCATCACTCAAGTCATACGGAATGCCCGTAGCTTTTTCATATTGAGACACGCCTCCAGCATGAGGATATGTAGCCTCGTGCGCCTCACGTTTTATAAGCTGCATGGTTCCCTTGTTAGTAGCTGGTTCATAGTCGTCTAAGTGATGCCACGAGTAGCCCGATGGAGGCTTTTGCCTATTACCGAAGCCAGCAGCTTCATTAGCGGCCCCAAAATCGCGATTTCTTGTTCCAGTATATTCAATCGATACAATGTTACTTTGTCCTGGTTTAACAGGGTAAAGATCGGGAGAGCCCACAAAATCAACACCACCACTTGCTTTTCGGACTCCGATCGCATTATCCACCTTATTAGCAAATTTCCCAATAGTCGCTCCCCATCCGGCAAATGGAATGGCGGCGGCATAGGACAGACCTGCGTTAACCTTATCTCCGCGAGCCGCGTAAATAGTTCCATTGACCAAATCAACGGGTTCGCCCAGACCTGGAACCAAGCCAACCACATCCAAACCGGTTTGGAAGGCATCCAAGTATCCACTAATTTTACTCGTCCCCGCGAACGCCGACGCCGCAACGACAACTGGCTTAGCCTTGGAAAGCCCCAACGGATCCCTAAAATTAACCGGACTATTCCCCACATAAGCATAAGGATTAATCCCGTCCGCAAACCCCGCCGGATCGCGCTGGGCGAAACGGCCCAGCGCCGGGTCGTAGTAGCGTGCCCGGTAGTAGATCAAACCGGTGGCGTCCGGCTCGCGGCCGGCATAGCCATAGCGCGGAATGCCGCCGGTTTGGGCCAGCGTCCGGCCGAAGGCGTCGTATCTCGCGCTAGCGGTGATGACGCCCGAGCCATTGCTGGTGGCGACGACCGATCCCAAGCCGTCGGCGTGGTAGTAGGCCGTGCCGCTCGCCGTGATTCTGAGCAGCGGATGGTCGAGGCCGGCGTGGACGTAATGCGCTTGGGCATTGTTCCAGTCGGCGCCGTATTCGCTCCAGATATCCCGCCCGGCGTAAACGTAGCGAGTGGCCGTGCCGCCGCTGACGGTTTCGACCCGCCGGCCGCGGTGGTCGTAGCGGTAGCTTTCCGTCGCCATGCCGGTACCGGCGGCCTCGGCCAGGCGGTCCAGCGCATCGTAGGTCAGGGCCAGGTCGGCGCTGCCCGACCGCTGGGTCTGGTTGCCGGCGGCGTCGTAGCTGTAGCCGGCCAGAACGGCGCCGGTATCGCTGCCGCTGCGGAC
This sequence is a window from Methylomonas methanica MC09. Protein-coding genes within it:
- a CDS encoding SMI1/KNR4 family protein encodes the protein MIFTNQDKRVLESDVTAIETELRIRFPEPLRKLFVENNGGEPEPYVYQDDSLSTVVSETLPLISDSGRGTAVDTYNNLVVKKRLVGSNFFPFAVDAGGDYFFVDCSSDNADVYFFRSDTYPDLSKGLMNLKIGLDAFWLVLKLEERA